Proteins encoded together in one Mycobacterium simiae window:
- a CDS encoding fatty acid desaturase family protein codes for MAITDIKAYAHLSTEDIEQLAHELDAIRADIEESRGERDARYIRRAITLQRALAAGGRIALFGSRNRLAWIAGTSMLAMAKIIENMELGHNITHGQWDWMNDPEIHSTEWEWDTTCPTAQWKHSHNFVHHKYTNVVNLDADVGYGIMRVTRDEPWEPYYLGNPIYNLLLGTLFEWGVALHHIESKKLRKKEKTWAEARKDLRVIGTKVAKQAGKDYLVFPALTGRNWKHTLKANLTANLIRNYWAYMVIFCGHFPDGAEKFTVEEFENETPGEWYLRQMLGSANFNAGPVMAFISGNLCYQIEHHLFPDLPSNRYAEIAVRVRALCEKYDLPYTTGSLGRQYFQSFWTILKLALPDQLLTATPDDAPETRSELKFRVREGLRDRLVDPVTGKRRGLRTALRELHAGRRAA; via the coding sequence GTGGCCATCACCGACATCAAGGCATACGCCCATCTGAGCACCGAAGACATCGAGCAGCTCGCCCACGAACTCGACGCGATCCGAGCCGACATCGAGGAATCGCGCGGAGAGCGTGACGCCCGGTATATCCGCCGCGCCATCACGTTGCAGCGGGCGCTGGCCGCCGGCGGTCGAATTGCCCTGTTTGGCAGCCGAAATCGGCTGGCGTGGATCGCCGGAACTTCGATGCTCGCGATGGCCAAGATCATCGAGAACATGGAGCTGGGGCACAACATCACGCACGGTCAATGGGACTGGATGAACGATCCGGAGATCCACTCCACCGAGTGGGAATGGGACACCACCTGCCCGACCGCTCAGTGGAAGCATTCCCACAACTTTGTGCACCACAAGTACACCAACGTGGTCAACCTCGACGCCGACGTCGGGTATGGAATCATGCGTGTCACTCGTGACGAGCCCTGGGAGCCATACTATTTGGGCAACCCCATCTACAACTTGTTGCTCGGCACGCTGTTCGAGTGGGGCGTTGCGCTGCACCACATCGAATCGAAAAAGCTTCGGAAGAAAGAGAAGACCTGGGCCGAAGCGCGCAAAGATCTGCGCGTCATCGGCACCAAGGTCGCCAAGCAGGCCGGCAAGGATTACCTGGTGTTTCCCGCGTTGACGGGCCGTAACTGGAAGCACACGTTGAAGGCCAACCTGACGGCCAATCTGATCCGCAATTACTGGGCGTACATGGTGATCTTCTGTGGTCATTTCCCGGACGGCGCCGAAAAGTTCACCGTCGAGGAATTCGAGAACGAAACGCCGGGGGAGTGGTACCTACGCCAGATGCTCGGATCGGCCAATTTCAACGCCGGGCCGGTGATGGCCTTCATTAGCGGCAACCTGTGCTATCAGATCGAACACCATCTTTTTCCCGACCTGCCCAGCAATCGTTACGCCGAGATTGCCGTGCGGGTACGCGCGCTGTGCGAAAAGTATGACCTGCCCTACACGACGGGCTCTCTCGGTCGCCAATATTTCCAGTCGTTTTGGACGATCCTGAAACTCGCCCTGCCGGATCAGCTACTCACCGCGACACCCGACGATGCCCCGGAGACGCGTTCGGAGCTGAAGTTCCGGGTGCGCGAAGGCCTGCGCGACAGACTCGTCGATCCGGTGACCGGCAAACGACGGGGCCTACGGACCGCGTTACGCGAATTGCACGCGGGTCGCCGCGCGGCCTGA
- a CDS encoding ABC transporter ATP-binding protein/permease, producing MPRGFQGAILRGFGARDHVATVLETERIAPHFVRIRMTSATLFEDAEAEPAAWLRFWFPDPRGSDTEFQRAYTISEADVPTGRFAIDVVLHEPAGPASSWARTVEPGATIAVMSLMGASRFDRPDEQPAGYLLIGDSASIPGMNGIIGTVPDDVPIEMYLEQHDDNDTSIPIAQHRRLRVHWVRRRDDKSLAEAIEARDWSDWYAWATPEASTLKNVRKRLRDAFGFPKSEVHAQAYWSAGREMGTTRGGDADPTEAQVPAALVVAETAETIAAQPDVLVTAPAGAAEVSANRGSWSARAAGRLLAPLRSALIVSGVLQAVITLVQLAPFVLLVELARLLVSGADAARLWQVGIAAVSLLGVGTVLGAALTLWLHVTDARFARDLRSRLLSKMSRLPLGWFTARGSGSIKQLLTDDTLSLHYLVTHAIPDAVNAVVAPVAVLVYLFTVDWRVALVLFGPVLVYLVMTSALTIQSGPRIVQAQRWAERMNGEAGAYLEGQPVIRVFGGAAASNFRRRLDEYIGFLVAWQRPLAGKKAAMDLATRPATFLWLITLAGTLLVVSHRMDPVNLLPFLLLGTTFGVRLLGIAYGVGGIRSGLLAARRLQIALDERELAVHERPSDPGAAAAVVFDRVGFSYRAGVPVIEDVSLELHPGTVTALVGPSGSGKSTLAALLARFHDVEHGAIYVGGQDIRSLTADELYSRVGFVLQETQLVHGTVAENIALAVPDATLEQIQAAARQAQIHDRVLRLPNGYDTMLGAAAALSGGERQRLTIARAILADTAILILDEATAFADPESEYLVQQALNRLTRDRTVLVIAHRLHTITRADQIVVLDSGRIVERGTHEELLAADGRYRRLWDTGQAKPVAVTGAAPEGPR from the coding sequence ATGCCACGCGGGTTCCAGGGCGCGATATTGCGCGGGTTCGGGGCGCGCGACCACGTCGCAACGGTGCTCGAAACCGAGCGGATCGCGCCGCATTTCGTGCGGATCCGGATGACATCGGCGACGCTGTTCGAAGATGCCGAGGCCGAGCCCGCCGCCTGGCTGCGGTTCTGGTTTCCCGATCCGCGGGGGTCGGACACTGAGTTCCAGCGGGCCTACACGATCTCCGAGGCCGATGTGCCCACCGGCCGTTTCGCGATCGACGTCGTGCTGCATGAACCCGCCGGTCCGGCGTCGAGCTGGGCACGCACCGTCGAACCCGGCGCCACGATCGCGGTGATGTCGCTGATGGGCGCCTCGCGATTCGATCGGCCCGACGAGCAACCGGCCGGCTACCTGCTGATCGGCGACTCGGCCTCGATACCGGGGATGAACGGAATCATCGGCACGGTTCCCGACGACGTCCCGATCGAGATGTACCTCGAACAGCACGACGACAACGACACGTCGATCCCGATCGCTCAGCATCGCCGGCTGCGCGTGCACTGGGTCCGCCGCCGCGACGACAAGTCCCTGGCCGAGGCGATCGAGGCGCGGGACTGGTCGGACTGGTATGCCTGGGCGACCCCCGAGGCGTCCACCCTGAAGAACGTCCGCAAGCGCTTGCGCGATGCGTTCGGGTTCCCCAAGTCCGAGGTCCACGCACAAGCGTATTGGAGCGCCGGCCGCGAGATGGGCACCACCCGCGGCGGTGATGCGGATCCCACCGAGGCGCAGGTGCCGGCCGCGTTGGTCGTCGCGGAAACCGCGGAAACCATTGCGGCCCAGCCCGATGTGCTCGTCACGGCACCTGCAGGGGCTGCCGAAGTGTCCGCTAACCGCGGTAGCTGGAGCGCTCGGGCCGCCGGCCGGCTGCTCGCGCCGCTGCGGTCGGCGCTGATCGTTTCCGGTGTGCTGCAGGCCGTGATCACGCTGGTGCAGCTGGCGCCGTTCGTGCTGTTGGTGGAATTGGCCCGGTTGCTGGTGTCCGGTGCCGACGCGGCCCGGCTATGGCAGGTCGGTATCGCCGCGGTCTCGCTGCTGGGGGTGGGCACGGTGCTCGGCGCCGCCCTGACGCTGTGGCTGCACGTCACCGACGCACGCTTCGCGCGTGATCTGCGTTCGCGGCTGCTGAGCAAGATGTCTCGCCTGCCTCTGGGGTGGTTCACTGCCCGCGGATCGGGCTCGATCAAGCAGCTGCTGACCGATGACACCCTCTCGTTGCACTATCTGGTCACCCACGCGATCCCCGACGCGGTCAACGCGGTCGTCGCCCCGGTTGCGGTGCTGGTCTACTTGTTTACCGTCGACTGGCGCGTGGCGTTAGTCCTCTTCGGTCCGGTGTTGGTCTATCTCGTGATGACCTCGGCCTTGACGATTCAATCCGGCCCCCGCATCGTGCAGGCGCAGCGCTGGGCCGAACGCATGAACGGCGAAGCCGGTGCCTACCTTGAGGGTCAACCCGTGATCCGGGTCTTCGGGGGTGCCGCGGCGTCCAACTTCCGTCGGCGGTTGGACGAGTACATCGGTTTTCTGGTGGCCTGGCAGCGACCGCTGGCCGGCAAGAAGGCCGCGATGGATCTGGCCACCCGCCCAGCCACCTTCCTGTGGCTGATCACACTCGCCGGCACCCTGCTGGTCGTCTCGCACCGGATGGACCCGGTCAACCTGCTGCCATTCTTGTTGCTGGGCACGACATTCGGGGTTCGGCTGCTCGGGATCGCCTACGGAGTCGGCGGCATCCGCAGCGGCCTGTTGGCCGCCCGGCGTCTGCAAATCGCGCTCGACGAACGAGAACTCGCGGTGCACGAGCGGCCATCCGACCCCGGTGCCGCGGCCGCGGTCGTGTTCGACCGCGTGGGATTTAGCTATCGCGCGGGCGTACCGGTGATTGAGGACGTCTCATTGGAGTTGCACCCCGGCACGGTGACCGCGCTCGTCGGCCCGTCCGGATCCGGCAAGTCGACGCTGGCGGCGCTGCTGGCCCGGTTCCACGATGTGGAGCATGGCGCTATTTATGTTGGGGGACAAGATATCCGGTCGCTGACCGCCGATGAGCTCTACTCCCGGGTCGGGTTCGTGCTGCAAGAGACCCAGCTCGTGCATGGCACGGTCGCGGAGAACATCGCGCTGGCGGTCCCGGACGCCACCCTCGAACAGATTCAGGCCGCCGCGCGCCAGGCGCAGATTCATGACCGGGTGCTGAGGCTGCCGAACGGCTACGACACGATGCTGGGCGCCGCAGCCGCGCTGTCGGGGGGAGAGCGGCAGCGTCTTACCATCGCCCGCGCCATCCTTGCCGACACCGCGATCCTGATCCTGGACGAGGCCACGGCATTCGCCGATCCTGAATCGGAATACCTTGTGCAACAAGCGCTTAATCGACTGACTCGGGACCGGACCGTGCTGGTGATCGCACACCGGCTGCACACCATCACCCGGGCCGACCAAATCGTGGTGCTCGATTCCGGCCGCATCGTCGAACGGGGCACCCACGAGGAATTGCTTGCCGCCGACGGACGATATCGCCGGTTGTGGGACACCGGACAGGCCAAGCCCGTCGCGGTCACCGGAGCGGCGCCGGAGGGCCCGCGATGA
- a CDS encoding ABC transporter ATP-binding protein, which produces MIRTWMSLVPPDRRAKVNGYAVLAVVSVVIRAVGAVLLVPLVGALFSATPHRALVWLGWLTVATVAGWGVDALTARMGFELGFAVLDHSQHDVAERLPAVRLDWFTSDNTAMSRQAIAATGPELVGLVVNLLTPLMTAVLLPAVIALALLPISWQLGVAALAGVPLLLGALWAALRLTRRADAAAGAANTAMTERIIEFARTQQALRAARRVEPARSMVGAALAAQHTATMRLLAMQIPGQLLFSIASQLALIALAGTTAVLTVHGTFTVAEAVALIVVIVRYLEPFTTVSELAPALESTRATLDRIRGVLTAPAVVSGSAALPGTPGPARIEFEDVAFGYDGAGTPVLNGVSFALQPGTTTAIVGPSGSGKSTILALIAGLHQPTRGRVVIDGVDTTTLSADARLATSSVVFQHPYLFHGTIRDNIFAGNPTAGEDQFGRAVALARVDELIARLPGGADTVVGEAGSALSGGERQRVSIARALLKPAPVLLVDEATSALDTENEVAVVDALTADPRARTRVIVAHRLASIRHADRVLFLDDGRVVEDGSIDELLAAGGRFSEFWRQQREAADWHLAVE; this is translated from the coding sequence ATGATCCGCACCTGGATGAGCCTCGTTCCGCCGGACCGGCGCGCCAAGGTCAACGGCTACGCAGTGCTCGCGGTCGTATCGGTCGTCATCCGCGCCGTGGGCGCGGTCTTGCTCGTCCCGCTGGTGGGAGCGCTGTTCAGTGCGACACCGCACCGCGCACTGGTTTGGCTGGGCTGGCTCACGGTCGCGACTGTGGCCGGATGGGGCGTCGACGCATTGACCGCGCGGATGGGCTTTGAGCTCGGTTTCGCGGTGCTGGATCACTCGCAGCACGATGTGGCAGAACGTCTTCCGGCCGTCCGGCTGGACTGGTTCACCTCCGACAACACCGCGATGTCACGCCAGGCCATCGCCGCGACCGGTCCCGAGCTGGTCGGCCTGGTGGTCAACCTGCTGACGCCGCTGATGACCGCGGTGCTGTTGCCCGCGGTCATCGCCCTGGCGCTGCTGCCCATTTCCTGGCAGCTGGGCGTCGCGGCGTTGGCCGGCGTGCCGCTGCTGCTCGGCGCCTTGTGGGCCGCACTGCGTTTGACGCGGCGTGCGGATGCGGCTGCCGGTGCGGCCAACACCGCGATGACCGAGCGGATTATCGAGTTCGCGCGGACCCAGCAAGCGCTGCGCGCCGCGCGCCGCGTCGAGCCGGCCCGCAGCATGGTCGGCGCTGCCCTGGCCGCGCAGCACACCGCGACCATGCGGCTGCTCGCCATGCAGATTCCCGGCCAGCTGTTGTTCAGCATCGCCAGCCAACTCGCCCTGATCGCGCTCGCGGGAACCACCGCCGTGCTGACCGTGCACGGCACGTTCACGGTGGCCGAGGCGGTCGCCCTGATCGTGGTGATCGTGCGCTACCTCGAGCCGTTCACCACCGTCAGCGAGCTGGCGCCGGCGCTGGAGAGCACCCGCGCCACGCTCGACCGGATCCGCGGCGTGCTCACCGCACCCGCGGTGGTGTCCGGATCCGCGGCTCTGCCCGGCACCCCGGGCCCCGCCCGCATCGAGTTCGAGGACGTCGCCTTCGGTTACGACGGCGCCGGCACACCGGTGCTCAACGGCGTCAGCTTCGCACTGCAGCCCGGTACCACGACCGCGATCGTCGGGCCGTCCGGCTCCGGAAAGAGCACCATCTTGGCGCTCATCGCCGGCCTGCACCAACCGACTCGCGGCCGCGTCGTCATCGACGGCGTCGATACCACCACGCTGAGCGCCGATGCACGCTTGGCAACCAGCAGCGTCGTCTTCCAGCACCCCTATCTCTTCCACGGCACGATCCGCGACAACATCTTCGCCGGGAACCCCACGGCCGGCGAGGATCAGTTCGGTCGGGCGGTCGCCCTGGCCCGGGTGGACGAGCTGATCGCTCGGTTGCCCGGTGGCGCCGACACGGTCGTCGGCGAGGCGGGCTCGGCCCTATCCGGCGGTGAGCGGCAACGGGTCAGCATCGCGCGGGCGCTGCTCAAACCGGCTCCCGTGCTGCTGGTCGACGAGGCCACCAGTGCCCTGGACACCGAGAACGAGGTTGCTGTGGTAGACGCGCTGACGGCCGACCCACGGGCCCGCACCCGCGTCATCGTGGCCCATCGATTGGCCAGCATCAGGCACGCCGACCGCGTCCTGTTCCTCGACGACGGACGGGTCGTCGAGGACGGGTCGATCGATGAATTACTGGCCGCCGGTGGCCGTTTCAGCGAGTTCTGGCGGCAGCAACGCGAGGCCGCGGACTGGCACCTCGCCGTCGAATAG
- a CDS encoding phosphotransferase family protein, whose product MSAVVSIPRYPGDVTPEWLSAALSERGLVEVSDVDVMAIGTGQTGATYRVTARYATNPGALPETFVIKLPAQDDTVRDRVVIGYRSECAFYTTVADRVRVPTPTCYFCQISDDAMEYSLLLADQAPAVQGDQIAGCGEQEARLSVVALAGLHGPSWCDPVWLDLPGLAFPRPDEAAAKGLGDVAKMSAEITLAKLGDRMNADDRETFTTTMDLVTPWLLTERDRFALLHGDYRLDNLLFDHAHTRVSVVDWQTLGVGLAARDLAYFTATSLNSELRLTIEKDLVDDYHRALLGYGVSGYDSETCWRDYRLGMPQALLISALGFAFAASTERGDDMVLAMLSRGCRAVRELGTLELFG is encoded by the coding sequence ATGAGTGCTGTGGTCTCGATTCCGCGATATCCCGGCGATGTGACACCCGAATGGTTGTCCGCGGCGCTGAGCGAGCGCGGCCTGGTCGAAGTGTCCGACGTCGACGTGATGGCCATCGGTACCGGCCAAACCGGCGCGACCTACCGGGTGACGGCGCGGTACGCCACCAACCCCGGTGCGCTACCAGAGACTTTCGTGATCAAGTTGCCCGCTCAGGACGACACCGTGCGGGATCGCGTCGTCATCGGCTACCGCAGCGAATGCGCGTTCTACACCACGGTGGCCGACCGGGTCCGGGTTCCGACGCCGACGTGTTACTTCTGCCAGATCAGCGACGACGCGATGGAGTACTCGTTGCTGCTGGCCGACCAGGCGCCGGCGGTGCAGGGCGATCAGATCGCTGGGTGCGGCGAACAGGAGGCGCGGCTTTCGGTGGTGGCCCTGGCCGGGCTGCACGGGCCCAGTTGGTGCGATCCGGTCTGGCTGGACCTACCCGGCCTAGCGTTTCCCCGCCCGGATGAAGCTGCCGCCAAGGGGCTCGGCGATGTGGCAAAGATGAGCGCCGAGATCACCCTGGCCAAGTTGGGCGATCGAATGAATGCTGATGATCGCGAAACATTCACCACGACAATGGATTTGGTGACGCCCTGGCTGCTCACCGAACGGGACCGGTTTGCATTGCTGCACGGTGACTACCGACTGGACAACCTGCTGTTCGACCACGCGCACACCCGGGTGAGCGTGGTCGACTGGCAGACCCTCGGCGTCGGCCTTGCCGCACGGGATCTGGCGTATTTCACGGCGACGAGCCTGAATTCGGAACTGCGGCTGACGATCGAGAAAGACCTTGTCGACGACTACCACCGCGCGTTGCTGGGATATGGCGTCAGCGGCTACGACAGTGAAACGTGTTGGCGCGATTACCGTCTGGGCATGCCGCAGGCGCTGCTGATCTCCGCCCTCGGGTTCGCCTTCGCGGCCAGCACCGAACGCGGCGATGACATGGTGCTGGCCATGCTCAGTCGCGGCTGCCGGGCCGTCCGCGAGCTGGGCACGCTGGAACTGTTCGGCTGA